A genomic stretch from Engraulis encrasicolus isolate BLACKSEA-1 chromosome 10, IST_EnEncr_1.0, whole genome shotgun sequence includes:
- the calcoco1a gene encoding calcium-binding and coiled-coil domain-containing protein 1, with protein METTWKVEFRNVGSSYFPESRVECHYTITSQHTWASKDWIGLYKVGWSSVKDYHTFVWALAPAGYKEGIDANCCVHFQASYLPKPNEQMYQFVYVDSRGEVCSCSAPFSFSEPKPLDELVVEGMGAHEDGAGDDMLLVISKAEMLQSRLEQCFRERGELLQALEAGDRSRAKERKRSEKEKEAWESTRLQLESDLDWLKQKLRHSKEEMEDMRRRLEEVLASEEYLVEEKRVLERQGEASQQRVRELEEDIKALGHRALEKETEMERMKERAKKVLSQRKEEENERKTLKTKLEQTESELRGLSAEFQGLRSSLAQRDTHILQLKDTITTLTLKLSNAHRKEAESEAALGELRGLQERLRASERACEELRAELGGMGVKRDQGQAELHQARLTSAQLTLQLADSSLALREGRACWAQERESLQRTSEMDRTRMEKLLAEMQRREEVLQEERMEREKIQVELGREKDCNRVQLSESRRELQELKASLRVAQKEKEQLQMEKQDVLEYARQLEQRLQATCDSKWGEMDLLQSTLRPESPMSDSEDEKPEALQPARSSRPLAPYGLCEQPQPELLLPATPPPSPRGLASCSRDIMAVVISQPAPLSSPRPPANANDTLAHSSDSEEEEEGDAVQMGGNSSGEETALLLPDHSDQALSDLADAPLW; from the exons ATGGAGACTACCTGGAAAGTGGAGTTCCGGAATGTGGGTAGTAGCTACTTCCCTGAGAGCCGTGTGGAGTGCCACTATACCATCACGTCCCAGCACACCTGGGCCAGCAAGGACTGGATCGGCCTCTACAAG GTGGGCTGGAGCTCAGTGAAGGACTACCATACATTTGTATGGGCGCTGGCTCCTGCTGGATACAAGGAAGGAATTGATGCCAACTGCTGTGTGCACTTCCAAG CCTCCTACCTGCCCAAGCCGAATGAGCAGATGTACCAGTTTGTGTATGTGGACAGCAGGGGGGAGGTGTGCTCCTGCAGCGCCCCCTTCAGCTTCAGCGAGCCCAAACCCCTGGACgagctggtggtggaggggatGGGGGCCCATGAGGATGGAGCAGGGGACGACATGCTGCTGGTCATATCCAAAGCAGAAATGCTACAG AGCCGTCTGGAGCAGTGCTTCAGGGAGCGCGGGGAGCTCCTCCAGGCCCTGGAGGCGGGGGACAGGAGCCGGGCCAAGGAGCGCAAGAGGagcgagaaggagaaggaggcctGGGAGAGCACCCGGCTGCAGCTGGAGAGCGACCTGGACTGGCTCAAGCAGAAGCTGAGGCACAgcaaggaggagatggaggacatgaggaggaggctggag gAGGTGCTGGCGTCTGAGGAGTacctggtggaggagaagagggtccTGGAGAGGCAGGGGGAGGCCAGCCAGCAGCGTGTCAGGGAACTGGAGGAGGACATCAAGGCCCTGGGGCACAGAGCTCTGGAGAAGGAGACCgagatggagag gATGAAGGAGAGGGCCAAAAAGGTGCTATcccagaggaaggaggaggagaatgaacgGAAAACTCTCAAG ACCAAGTTGGAGCAGACTGAGTCTGAGCTGCGTGGGTTGTCTGCCGAGTTCCAGGGCCTACGCAGCTCTCTGGcccagagggacacacacatccTGCAGCTCAAAGACACCATCACCACCCTCACACTCAAACTCAGCAACGCGCACCGGAAAGAG gCGGAGAGTGAGGCTGCTCTGGGGGAGCTGCGCGGCCTGCAGGAGCGTCTGCGCGCTAGCGAGCGGGCGTGCGAGGAGCTGCGCGCGGAGCTGGGGGGCATGGGCGTGAAGAGGGACCAGGGCCAGGCCGAGCTGCACCAAGCGCGCCTCACCTCCGCACAGCTCACCCTGCAGCTGGCAGACTCCAGCCTGGCCCTCAGGGAGGGCCGCGCCTGCTGGGCACAGGAGCGCGAGAGCCTGCAGCGCACCTCAGAG ATGGACCGTACGCGTATGGAGAAGCTGCTGGCGGAGATGCAGCGTAGAGAGGAGGTGctgcaggaggagaggatggagagggagaagatcCAGGTGGAGCTCGGACGAGAGAAGGACTGCaaccgg gtgcagCTGAGTGAGAGCAGACGTGAGCTTCAAGAATTGAAGGCCAGTCTCCGTGTAGCTCAGAAGGAGAAAGAACAACTGCAAATGGAGAAAcag gatgtgcTGGAGTATGCTCGTCAGCTGGAGCAGCGTCTGCAGGCCACTTGTGACTCCAAGTGGGGAGAGATGGACCTGCTGCAGAGCACCC TGCGTCCTGAGTCGCCCATgtcggactctgaggacgagaaGCCAGAGGCTCTCCAGCCAGCGCGGAGCTCCAGGCCCCTGGCCCCCTACGGCCTGTGTGAGCAGCCCCAACCGGAGCTGCTGTTGCCGGCCACGCCACCGCCCTCCCCCCGGGGCCTCGCCTCCTGCTCCAGAGACATCATGGCCGTCGTCATCAGCCAGcccgcccccctctcctcccctcgccccCCCGCCAACGCCAACGACACCCTGGCACACAGCTCGGATTCGG aggaggaggaggagggagatgcagTTCAGATGGGAGGCAACAGCTCTGGAGAGGAGACCGCCCTGCTGCTGCCTGATCACAGCGACCAGGCGCTcag TGACCTGGCGGACGCCCCCTTGTGGTGA